From the Xyrauchen texanus isolate HMW12.3.18 chromosome 37, RBS_HiC_50CHRs, whole genome shotgun sequence genome, one window contains:
- the LOC127631325 gene encoding 5'-AMP-activated protein kinase subunit beta-1-like isoform X1, which produces MGNTSSERSGAAQAEKAQRRECRGAKDGARPKILMDSPDDGDIFQSDDAKEFLAWQHDQESDSKAPPEERPTVFRYNGPGKEIYLSGSFNNWASKIPLNKSHNNFVAIIDLPEGEHQYKYYVDGHWALDPKEPFVTNKSGVVNNVINVRKTDFEVFDALKTDSEKCADMSDLSSSPPGPYHQDPYSTKSEDRLRSPPILPPHLLQVLLNKDTGISCDPTLLPEPNHVMLNHLYALSIKDGVMVLSATHRYKKKYVTTLLYKLI; this is translated from the exons ATGGGGAACACGAGCAGTGAGAGGAGCGGAGCGGCTCAAGCGGAGAAGGCGCAGAGACGAGAGTGTCGCGGCGCCAAAGATGGAGCTCGACCCAAAATACTGATGGACAGCCCGGATGACGGGGACATTTTTCAATCCGATGATGCAAAG GAGTTTCTAGCCTGGCAACATGATCAGGAATCAGATTCAAAAGCTCCACCAGAGGAAAGGCCCACGGTGTTCCGCTATAATGGTCCAGGAAAAGAGATCTACTTGTCTGGCTCGTTTAATAACTGGGCCAGCAAAATCCCTTTGAATAAGAG TCATAATAATTTTGTGGCAATAATTGACCTGCCGGAGGGAGAGCACCAGTATAAGTACTATGTAGACGGACACTGGGCATTAGATCCCAAAGAG CCCTTTGTGACCAATAAGTCAGGTGTTGTGAATAATGTAATTAACGTGAGGAAAACAGACTTTGAGGTATTCGACGCACTGAAGACAGACTCTGAGAAATGTGCCGACATGTCAG ACTTGTCCAGCTCCCCTCCTGGACCTTACCACCAGGATCCCTACTCAACCAAATCAGAGGACAGATTGCGCTCTCCCCCCATCCTTCCACCACACCTGCTGCAGGTGCTCCTCAACAAAGATACTGGAATCTCT TGTGATCCCACTCTGCTGCCTGAACCAAACCATGTGATGCTCAACCACCTATATGCCCTGTCCATCAAG GATGGTGTGATGGTTCTCAGTGCAACACATCGCTACAAAAAGAAGTATGTGACCACACTGCTGTACAAGCTTATATGA
- the LOC127631325 gene encoding 5'-AMP-activated protein kinase subunit beta-1-like isoform X2 — translation MGNTSSERSGAAQAEKAQRRECRGAKDGARPKILMDSPDDGDIFQSDDAKEFLAWQHDQESDSKAPPEERPTVFRYNGPGKEIYLSGSFNNWASKIPLNKSHNNFVAIIDLPEGEHQYKYYVDGHWALDPKEPFVTNKSGVVNNVINVRKTDFEVFDALKTDSEKCADMSDLSSSPPGPYHQDPYSTKSEDRLRSPPILPPHLLQVLLNKDTGISIYPSSRLLHMVPTLSYSSFSFLNISHFYS, via the exons ATGGGGAACACGAGCAGTGAGAGGAGCGGAGCGGCTCAAGCGGAGAAGGCGCAGAGACGAGAGTGTCGCGGCGCCAAAGATGGAGCTCGACCCAAAATACTGATGGACAGCCCGGATGACGGGGACATTTTTCAATCCGATGATGCAAAG GAGTTTCTAGCCTGGCAACATGATCAGGAATCAGATTCAAAAGCTCCACCAGAGGAAAGGCCCACGGTGTTCCGCTATAATGGTCCAGGAAAAGAGATCTACTTGTCTGGCTCGTTTAATAACTGGGCCAGCAAAATCCCTTTGAATAAGAG TCATAATAATTTTGTGGCAATAATTGACCTGCCGGAGGGAGAGCACCAGTATAAGTACTATGTAGACGGACACTGGGCATTAGATCCCAAAGAG CCCTTTGTGACCAATAAGTCAGGTGTTGTGAATAATGTAATTAACGTGAGGAAAACAGACTTTGAGGTATTCGACGCACTGAAGACAGACTCTGAGAAATGTGCCGACATGTCAG ACTTGTCCAGCTCCCCTCCTGGACCTTACCACCAGGATCCCTACTCAACCAAATCAGAGGACAGATTGCGCTCTCCCCCCATCCTTCCACCACACCTGCTGCAGGTGCTCCTCAACAAAGATACTGGAATCTCT ATTTATCCCTCTTCCAGACTACTACATATGGTTCCCACCCTCTCCTACTCTTCTTTTAGTTTTCTGAACATAagtcatttttattcataa
- the LOC127631329 gene encoding transmembrane protein 233-like has translation MNPGIQQSDGKAKRSIDGSVDHSLGRGVEEEGPPPLKNYIFLTIFTCFCPAWPINIVALVFSLMSQSSYDADDYEGAQRLGRKALHMGIASLVIGLLIIMIYCIVHFTKNAV, from the exons ATGAACCCTGGTATTCAACAGTCAGATGGAAAGGCAAAGCGCTCTATAGATGGGAGTGTTGATCACAGTTTGGGAAGGGGTGTTGAGGAAGAGGGGCCACCGCCGCTGAAGAATTACATTTTTCTGACCATTTTCACCTGCTTTTGCCCAGCATGGCCTATCAACATTGTGGCATTGGTTTTTTCTCTGATG TCTCAGAGCAGTTATGATGCAGACGACTATGAAGGAGCTCAGCGGCTGGGGAGGAAGGCTCTTCACATGGGAATCGCTTCCTTAGTCATTGGCCTATTGATCATTATGATCTACTGTATTGTCCACTTCACCAAG AATGCAGTCTGA
- the LOC127631324 gene encoding uncharacterized protein LOC127631324 isoform X1, with protein sequence MIHTICPGALIIICLTGLVPGFQLSLQQTPERINTTEGSNVSITCHIEVDSRTERLHVLWLKNNVSIMDYEIFNVSKNQFSTCSTGYMCINASIHIPSVYLNHSGVYYCKVWSDLPKLFEAYGEGSHVYVGTSQISNITFSTLVTSPGPPSTMGPANHYKYIVMWLPLSGCAILLLVIGIACVIYIYNKGHCRSQVKAKESNVDAFSGSLCPVPSETIVYAALNIPKSADSAKTRNEDCLALAPSTGICSEDSVTYSEVHIKKGPKDEG encoded by the exons ATGATACACACCATATGTCCCGGTGCTCTCATCATAATCTGTCTCACAG GGCTTGTCCCTGGATTTCAACTATCTCTGCAGCAAACACCTGAGAGAATAAACACAACTGAGGGCTCGAATGTGAGCATCACCTGTCATATTGAAGTGGATTCAAGAACAGAAAGATTACATGTTTTGTGGTTAAAAAATAATGTCTCAATAATGGACtatgaaatatttaatgtttCTAAGAATCAGTTCTCTACCTGTTCTACTGGATATATGTGCATCAACGCATCAATTCACATCCCTTCAGTATATCTAAATCATAGTGGTGTTTATTACTGCAAAGTATGGTCAGATTTACCCAAACTTTTTGAAGCTTATGGAGAGGGGTCCCATGTATATGTGG GTACTTCTCAAATATCAAACATTACTTTTTCAACACTTGTGACATCGCCAGGTCCACCTTCGACTATGGGTCCAGCAAACCACTATAAGTATATAGTGATGTGGCTACCGCTTTCAGGGTGTGCAATTCTTTTGCTTGTTATCGGCATCGCCTGTGTCATTTACATATATAACAAAG GACACTGCAGAAGTCAAGTTAAAGCAAAAGAGTCCAAT GTAGATGCTTTCAGTGGATCTCTGTGCCCGGTTCCTTCTGAAACTATTGTTTACGCTGCACTAAACATTCCAAAATCTGCAGACAGTGCAAAAACAAGAAATGAG GACTGTTTAGCTCTGGCACCCTCCACAGGGATCTGCTCTGAAGATTCAGTGACATACTCTGAAGTCCACATAAAGAAAGGACCAAAGGACGAAGGttga
- the LOC127631324 gene encoding uncharacterized protein LOC127631324 isoform X2, with protein MIHTICPGALIIICLTGLVPGFQLSLQQTPERINTTEGSNNQFSTCSTGYMCINASIHIPSVYLNHSGVYYCKVWSDLPKLFEAYGEGSHVYVGTSQISNITFSTLVTSPGPPSTMGPANHYKYIVMWLPLSGCAILLLVIGIACVIYIYNKGHCRSQVKAKESNVDAFSGSLCPVPSETIVYAALNIPKSADSAKTRNEDCLALAPSTGICSEDSVTYSEVHIKKGPKDEG; from the exons ATGATACACACCATATGTCCCGGTGCTCTCATCATAATCTGTCTCACAG GGCTTGTCCCTGGATTTCAACTATCTCTGCAGCAAACACCTGAGAGAATAAACACAACTGAGGGCTCGAAT AATCAGTTCTCTACCTGTTCTACTGGATATATGTGCATCAACGCATCAATTCACATCCCTTCAGTATATCTAAATCATAGTGGTGTTTATTACTGCAAAGTATGGTCAGATTTACCCAAACTTTTTGAAGCTTATGGAGAGGGGTCCCATGTATATGTGG GTACTTCTCAAATATCAAACATTACTTTTTCAACACTTGTGACATCGCCAGGTCCACCTTCGACTATGGGTCCAGCAAACCACTATAAGTATATAGTGATGTGGCTACCGCTTTCAGGGTGTGCAATTCTTTTGCTTGTTATCGGCATCGCCTGTGTCATTTACATATATAACAAAG GACACTGCAGAAGTCAAGTTAAAGCAAAAGAGTCCAAT GTAGATGCTTTCAGTGGATCTCTGTGCCCGGTTCCTTCTGAAACTATTGTTTACGCTGCACTAAACATTCCAAAATCTGCAGACAGTGCAAAAACAAGAAATGAG GACTGTTTAGCTCTGGCACCCTCCACAGGGATCTGCTCTGAAGATTCAGTGACATACTCTGAAGTCCACATAAAGAAAGGACCAAAGGACGAAGGttga